A genomic region of Homalodisca vitripennis isolate AUS2020 chromosome 5, UT_GWSS_2.1, whole genome shotgun sequence contains the following coding sequences:
- the LOC124362405 gene encoding eukaryotic translation initiation factor 4E-binding protein — protein MSASPIARQATQSQNIPTRRVLITDPSQLPIDYSSTPGGTLYSTTPGGTKIVYERSMLMHLRNSPMAQTPPKNLAAIPEYLIKGHEFVDHPKENGHDSSSPVKKDIEDENDQFEMDM, from the exons ATGTCAGCATCTCCAATCGCCCGTCAAGCTACACAAAGTCAAAATATTCCTACTAGAAGAGTACTTATCACAGATCCATCACAACTACCAATTGATTATTCTTCTACACCTGGTGGAACTCTATACTCAACAACTCCTGGAG GCACCAAGATTGTATATGAAAGGTCCATGTTAATGCATTTAAGAAACTCTCCAATGGCCCAAACTCCACCAAAAAATTTGGCAGCAATTCCTGAATATCTCATCAAAGGCCATGAATTTGTTGACCATCCCAAGGAAAATGGCCATGACTCATCTAGCCCTGTGAAAAAAG aCATTGAAGATGAGAATGACCAATTTGAGATGGATATGTAA